CCCGCGCGCACGAAATCGCGAATTGCGGCGATCTCCGCGTCGGTCAAGCGCGGCGAGTTCGTGTTTGTCGTATGCTCCCACTTGCGTTCGGATGGATGCGCGATGACGAGCACGTCGGCCGTGCGGAGCAATTCGGCGGTGAGCGGGGCGTCGGCGTTGCGCTCGACGATGAAGTCGCGCCGCGCCAATTCTTGCGCCGCTTGGGCGTAGGACGAGTCGAACGGCGCTTCCGGTTGCATCTGGCGGGCCACGTCGGGCGAGATAGACCACGCCTCGCTGTGGTATTCGTCGAACAGCACGCGCGCGATCTTGCGCTGGTCGAGTTTCATCGTCATCTCCTCCTGCCGGCGCTTCACCGGCACATCCATTAAGAAAGATCGGCCAGGTGACAAACGAATCGTTTGCTGATAAATTCTATCGCCAATGAATACTTCGTCAATCTCGCTCGATGACATAGATATCAAAATCTTGCAGCTGTTGCAGTCGAACGGCCGGCTGACGCACGCAGCGATCGGCAAGTCGGTAGGGCTGACCGGCCCGTCGGTGTATGCGCGGGTGCAGCGGCTGGAGCAGGCCGGCGTGATCCGCGGCTACGCGGCGGCGCTCGACCCATCCAAGATCGGCCAGGGGTTCGTGGCCTTCATCCGCGTCACTACCTCCGCGGTGCCGGCGCGCAAAGGTGACGAGACTTTCGAACGCTTCGTTCACCGCGAGCCGCGCATCGTGGAGTGCTACAGCGTAGATGGGGAAGACAGCTATCTGCTGAAGGTGCGCACCGACTCGCCGCGCGGCCTGCAAGATTTGCTCAATCGGTTGCGCGCGATCAAGAACGTGTCGCGCACGGTAACGACCATCGCTCTGGAGACGATCAAGGAAGCCGGGCCGACCGGGCCGGTGGATGGGAAGGTGTTGAAGGCCATTTAACCCCTACAAGGTTCGTGGAACCCTGTGGGAGTTGAGGGGTGAGGGGAAAAGCAAAAGACCCCGCTTGTGCCGCGGGGTCTTTCACACGTCGAATCGTCACTCGGCCGCCAGGCCCTTGCGGATGGCCGGCACCTGCGCCGCTTCGTCCTGCGCGCGGTTGGGCGTGAAGGCGCGCGCCAGCACAGCGAACGCGCGCTGCAGCACACCGGGGTTCTGCACCGCAACCTGCGCGAACCGGCGCTGTTCTTCGGCCTCCTTCAACATCTCTTCGTAACGCATCTTCGCGTACGTAGCATCCATATAGGTAAACATCTCCTTACCTCCTGTGTTCGATTTCAGGCGGGCGCACATCACCCGCAACGCCGTTATAGGTCATCACGCGCGCGAAAAGTTGACCTTTTCTGCCAGCGCCCTTGCCGGCTGCGGCGACAAGTTTTGACAAGGTGGCCGGCGACTGAAGCCGCGGCGCGCGATCGGCGAAGCCGGCCGTGCGCCGCTTCACTGAGCGTTGCGCCTGGATTCATTCGCTGCGCCAAGCGAGGCGCCTGTTTGCACCCATTCACAGACCCTTTACGCGCCGGCAGTAGAATGTGAACGGAACGAACAGTGCGTTGTTCACGATGCCAGCATGACGGAAGCACCGTCCCTCGCTCCCTTCACTACGTTTGGTGAATACCTGCGCCATCTGCGCCGCCGCGCTCGGTTGACCCAGCGCGAGCTGGGCGCCGCCGTCGGTTATTCCGAGGCGCACATTGCGCGGCTGGAGGGCAACCAGCGCATGCCCGATCCGGCCGTGGTCAGCGCCCAGTTCATCGAGGCGCTGGGGCTGAAGGACGATCCCGAAGCGGCGCAGCAGTTGATCCGGCTGGCCGAGTCGGCGCGCGAGATGCGTAACGCGCTCAAAGCCGGCGCGCCGCGCGCCGGACAGACGCCGCCCACCAACCTGCGCACGCAGTTGACCAGCTTTGTCGGTCGCGCCGAGGAAATCGCCGAGGTGAAAAGGCTGCTCGGCGAGACGCGCCTGTTGACGCTGACCGGGCCGGGGGGCGTGGGCAAAACGCGCCTCGCTGTGCAAGTTGCCTCCGAGGTGCTGCCGCTGTATCCTGACGGCCTATGGGTCGTGCCGCTGGCGTCGGTTCAGGATGGCGCGCGCGTGCCGCATGCAGTCGCAGCAGCGATCGGCTTGCCGGCCCAGGATGTCGTCACCGTCGAATCACTGCGCGACCGGCTGCTGGACGGGCGCGTGATGATCGTGCTGGACACATGCGAGCACTTGATCGGGGCATGTGCGACGCTGGCCGTGCGCCTGGTGCAGATGTGCCCCAACCTGACTGTGCTCGCCACCAGCCGCGAGCCGTTGAACGTGCCCGGCGAAGTTACCTGGCAGGTGCCACCCATGCGTTGCGATGAGGCAATGCAGTTGTTCGTCGAGCGGGCGCGGGCCGTCCGGCCGGAGTTCACGCTCGATGCGAACGACGAAGCCTTGCTCGTGCAGGTGTGCCAGCAGCTCGACGGCCTGCCGCTGGCCATCGAGCTGGCGGCGGCGCGGCTGCGCGTGCTGTCGTTGGAGCAGATCGCCGCACGGCTGGACGATCGCTTCGGCCTGCTCACCGGTGGCAACCGGCTCGCGCCGCCTAAACAGCAAACGCTGCGCACGATGATGGACTGGAGCTACGACTTGCTCTCCGAGGCCGAACGCGCGCTGCTGCGCCGGCTCGCCATCTTTCCCGCCGACTGGACGCTGGAGCTGGCGGAGGCCGTGTGCGCCTGGGAGCCGGAGGGCGAACCGACGACGCCGATCATCTTGCGCAGGGAAGACGTGCTGGACCTGCTCACACAACTGGTGAACAAGTCGCTGGTGACCGTAGACGAGGGCAGCGGGCAGCCGCGCTACAACCTGTCCAACACCATCCGGCAGTATGCGCATGAAAAGCTGGTCGAGGCCGGCGAGTTCGACGCCGTGTATCGGCGCTACCTGGCGTATCTGCCGTTCGTGACGCCGCGCGAGGCGCCGGCGGATGCTGCGCCCAGGAGCGCACGCAAGAAGCGGTTATCGCGATCCCCCGCCTCACGCGACGTCTAGCCGCTTCTCCATCACCAGGCCATCCTCGCCGTCGTGGTAGTAGCGCCGGTAGGTGTTCACCCAGGCGTAACCGCAGCGCTGGTAGAGCGCGATGGCGCGTGCGTTGCTGCGCCGCACGGTCAACCGGACGCGCGCCGCGCCGAGCGCGCGTTCCGCCGCCAGCAACAGCGCCGTGCCGATGCCCCGGCCCTGGGCGTCGGGGTGCACGGCGATGATGATGATCCAGCCGCAGCGCTCGCGGGCGTTGATCTCACCGGCGACGAAGCCGACCACCCGCCCGCCGGCCGTCGCCTTCAGGCGCACCATGCGCGGTGTGAGCGCCATGCCCAGCAGCGTCAGCAGGTCGTAGGCGTCGCTGCCGAAGGCGGCCTGCTCCACGCGCCGGATCGCCCACAGGTCGAGCAGGCCGGCCGGCACGATCGCAAACGGTTCGCTCGCGGCAATGGCGTTCATCGAAAGGTTTGAGTTTCAAGTTGTGAGTTTTGAGTTGTTGGTCATCCCCACTCAGAACTTAACACTCAAAACTCACAGCCCACACCTTACAGTTCACCGCCCACTCACGCCGCTAGAAAGTCAATCACGTCCATCATGGTGATCACGCCGTTCACGCGGCGCTGATCGTCCACCAGCACGGCGGCCTTGGCCTTTTGCAACACGTCGCTGAGGGTGTTGAGCGGGGTGCTCTCGTCCACGGTAGCCGCATCGCGAATCAGCGAGGCGATGGTCACCTCGTTGAACGACGCGTGCGAGTTGTCCAGCATGTAATTCAGGATGTCGCTCTCGCTCACCATGCCCTGCAGCTTGCCGTCGCCGTTGACGACCGGCAACTGCGAGAAGTCGTGCTGCTTCATGCGCTTGATCACCGCGCTCAGCGTCTCGTCGGCGTGCGCCGTGACCACCGGCCGCAGCGGGCTGGCCTGGATGAAGTCCCCTACCGTGCCCTGGTTCCAGTCGGTGTTCAGGAAGCCGTTCTCGCGCATCCAGTTGTCGTCGAAGAACTTGGTGAGGTAACGCGCGCCGTTGTCCGGCAGCAGCACCACCACGGTGTGGTCGGCAGTTAATCCAAGCTGGGGAATGGCCTTCAACGCGCCGGCGACTGCTGCGCCGCATGAGCCGCCGACGAAGATGCCCTCCTCACGCACGATGCGCCGGGCCATCAGGAACGATTCACGGTCGTTCACCTGCACCACTAGATCGCACACGCTCAAGTCGAGCGTGCTGGGGATGAAGTCTTCGCCGATGCCCTCCAGCTTGTAGGTCTTGAGGACGGGATGTTCGGGCACCTTGCCTTGCTTCCATGTGTCGAGCAGCAGCGAGCCGGCCACGTCCACGCCGACGATCTTGACGTCCGGCTTGCGCTCGCGCAGGTAGCGCGCCACGCCGGTGATGGTGCCGCCGGTGCCCATGCCGGCGACGAAGACATCAATCTGGCCGCCGGTCTGCTCCCAGATCTCCGGGCCGGTGGTGGCGTAGTGGATGGCCGGGTTGGCCGGGTTGTGATACTGGTTGCCGAGGATGGCGTTGGGCGTCTCGCGCACCAGGCGCTCGGCCACTTTGTAGTAGCTGCGCGGGTCGTCCTTGTCCACGGCCGTCGGGGTGATCACCACCTTGGCGCCATAGGCGCGCAGGGTGCGGATCTTCTCGTCGCTCATCTTGTCGGGCATGACGAAGATGCATTTGTAGCCCTTCACGGCTGCTGCGATGGCCAGGCCCACGCCGGTGTTGCCGCTGGTGGCCTCGACGATCGTGCCGCCCGGTTTGAGTTTGCCGGTGCGTTCGGCGTCCTCGATGATCGCGATGCCGATGCGATCCTTCACGCTGCCGCCGGGGTTGAAATACTCGACTTTCGCCAACACGTCCGGCGCGACGCCGCGGGTCACCTTGTGCAATCGCACGAGCGGCGTGCGGCCGATCGTGTCTACGATCGAATCGCGCACGTCGGGATAGGTCTTCATGCGCGGTATTCTAGAGCGAAATTAGGCGCCGAGAGCGCCAACAGGCCTGCAGACTGTTGATTTCTAGCGACGAGGCGCGGGGTATGATGCGCCCATCTCCCCTTTGAGGACGTAACCCTTGTCTGCCGTCGAAGAAACGATCGAAGTTCCTGCACGCGCCGGCGCAATCCAGGCGCGCCGGCGCGTGTTCGCCCTAGCCTGGCCGGTGATCGCCGAGAATTTCCTCGAAACGCTGCTCGGCATCGTGGATACCTGGCTGGTGGCCCAGCTCGCTATCAGCGCGCTGGCGCTGGCCGGCGTGGGCGCCGCCGTGCAGGTAATGCAGTTCCTGCTGGCGGCGCTGGCAGCGCTGTCTATCGGCGCGTCGGTGCTGGTAGCGCAATCGGTCGGCGCGCGCGACTTCTCGCGCGCCAATAATCTAGCCCGCCAGTCGCTCGTCTGGAGCCTGATCATCTCCATCCCGCTGGCCCTGGCCGGCTTCTGGGCTGCCGGGCCGGTCATCGGCCTGTTCGGCATGCAGCCGGCCGCCGCCGAGATCGGCGTGAGCTACATGCAGGTGACGATGGGCACGGTGGTCGTGCTGATCGGGCTATTCATCGGCAGCGGCGTGTTGCGCGGCGCGGGCGACTCGCGCACACCGCTGATCGTCACCACCATCGCCAACCTGATCAACATCCCGCTGACGTGGGCGCTGATCTTCGGGCGGTTGGGGCTGCCCGAACTCGGCCCGGTCGGCAGCGCGTGGGCGTCGTTCATCGCGCGCGCCGTCGCGCTGGTGATCTTGCTGGCCGTGCTGTGGCGCGGGCGCAACGGTATTCGCATCGGCGGGCCGGGCGCGTGGCGGCCAGATGCCGCGGTCGCCAAAGGCGTGTTGTCCATCGGCGTGCCGGCGGCGTTGGAACAGATCCTGGCCAGCGGCGCGTTCTTCGTGCTCACCGTCGTGGTCGGGCAACTGGGCACGGCGATGCTGGCCGCCAACCGCATCGCCATCAACGCCCTGGCGCTGGCCTTC
The window above is part of the Candidatus Roseilinea sp. genome. Proteins encoded here:
- a CDS encoding AsnC family transcriptional regulator — encoded protein: MNTSSISLDDIDIKILQLLQSNGRLTHAAIGKSVGLTGPSVYARVQRLEQAGVIRGYAAALDPSKIGQGFVAFIRVTTSAVPARKGDETFERFVHREPRIVECYSVDGEDSYLLKVRTDSPRGLQDLLNRLRAIKNVSRTVTTIALETIKEAGPTGPVDGKVLKAI
- a CDS encoding ribosomal-protein-alanine acetyltransferase, which encodes MNAIAASEPFAIVPAGLLDLWAIRRVEQAAFGSDAYDLLTLLGMALTPRMVRLKATAGGRVVGFVAGEINARERCGWIIIIAVHPDAQGRGIGTALLLAAERALGAARVRLTVRRSNARAIALYQRCGYAWVNTYRRYYHDGEDGLVMEKRLDVA
- a CDS encoding cystathionine beta-synthase yields the protein MKTYPDVRDSIVDTIGRTPLVRLHKVTRGVAPDVLAKVEYFNPGGSVKDRIGIAIIEDAERTGKLKPGGTIVEATSGNTGVGLAIAAAVKGYKCIFVMPDKMSDEKIRTLRAYGAKVVITPTAVDKDDPRSYYKVAERLVRETPNAILGNQYHNPANPAIHYATTGPEIWEQTGGQIDVFVAGMGTGGTITGVARYLRERKPDVKIVGVDVAGSLLLDTWKQGKVPEHPVLKTYKLEGIGEDFIPSTLDLSVCDLVVQVNDRESFLMARRIVREEGIFVGGSCGAAVAGALKAIPQLGLTADHTVVVLLPDNGARYLTKFFDDNWMRENGFLNTDWNQGTVGDFIQASPLRPVVTAHADETLSAVIKRMKQHDFSQLPVVNGDGKLQGMVSESDILNYMLDNSHASFNEVTIASLIRDAATVDESTPLNTLSDVLQKAKAAVLVDDQRRVNGVITMMDVIDFLAA
- a CDS encoding MATE family efflux transporter; translated protein: MSAVEETIEVPARAGAIQARRRVFALAWPVIAENFLETLLGIVDTWLVAQLAISALALAGVGAAVQVMQFLLAALAALSIGASVLVAQSVGARDFSRANNLARQSLVWSLIISIPLALAGFWAAGPVIGLFGMQPAAAEIGVSYMQVTMGTVVVLIGLFIGSGVLRGAGDSRTPLIVTTIANLINIPLTWALIFGRLGLPELGPVGSAWASFIARAVALVILLAVLWRGRNGIRIGGPGAWRPDAAVAKGVLSIGVPAALEQILASGAFFVLTVVVGQLGTAMLAANRIAINALALAFLPGFGFAIAATALVGQSVGARNIREGEAATRIAATWALIWMSGFGLILFIFAPQVLRAFTADPAVVGAGMNALRVMAFSMPPLAILFVAAGGLRGMGNTRIPLVIFGGGLWTITGLAALAVNTIGGGLIAVWSMFVIGTPVMAWLMVRSFRSAAREFQYP